A segment of the Lolium perenne isolate Kyuss_39 chromosome 3, Kyuss_2.0, whole genome shotgun sequence genome:
agtatcatgaacactgtcatgtaaggttagctcgggtcgcttcatcccaccaggctggaagatgcaaagtacacaataagaaaacaaaagcaaaagcatcaacgcccacaaaactattttgttctactcgtacaaccaatctatgcatagacacggctctgataccactgttaggATTCGtagcaaagaaaacaaaaaatcctATCGTAagtacgaataacaagccaagatctaatctagtagatggtagcaacgagaagagatCATCATActctcgaagatcgctaagctttaacgagataaatctcgtggatgacgtagtcgatcacttgccactttcaaaagcgtatagaagatcttgacgctgccacaatcgggcagcacctccacacTTGATCAAACGTACAATGTCAATGAAGACATCCTTCGCCCTGTTCCACTGGGCAGCAGACGTAGTAGATGCTCCTCTGAATcacggcagcacgatggcgtggtgatggtgttggtggagaactccggcagggctttgcCGTAAGCCGtgcgggagagaggtggaggatggagttgctaTGGTTTAGAGAGAGGGGGCTAGGGTGCCGGCTCTTGGTGCCCTTGGTGGTGCTTTCAAGTGGTAGCCAGCgcctcccctcctctcccctttaaataggtggaaaACCCTAGGGTTCACCCAAAAACCACAttgaagtccaactccaaaacttaccaaATTGGAAACCTAGTCAAGGTGGGATTTATCCCTTTCCTTGTAgtgtggccggccaaggtggtggagtccaccattgtcgagggtactccttggCAATGCCGAccttgaggggcttagggttgacggaatcctgcaagctaacacaagacatcggataccaaacaaatggggagagagatttacacaGGTTTGGGGCCCTTaacgaggtaaaacccttacttcctgcttgtctgatctcgaTTATAgagaatatcgggttacaatggggtagcctaaGGCTTTGACTAAGAACTCAACGAGAAGCTAGATTTATGTATGACCTCTATGGTGGTTATGgctagattgattgtgtccctcagcagcccctctcctggcccttatattgtgcGTCAGGTATCGATaggtctgtccgggtacgactaggttacaaagagtgctACATCTAAACTTCCCTTGTTTCTTCGTCTccttgccttgttcttcaagaattCTTTACGGGAACCGACATGGCCGCCCACCTTGGTTGGTGGAGGATCGTCATGGGCCCCTAGTTGGGCCATATGAGGTAGCACAatattagttacccgaagggtaatgcccacatcagtagcccccgagtgactggccaaAGCATAgcatcgggcagggactaaagttgtcttctATCAAACGTCTGCTTACCTTGAAAGCTtcatttctatcgggtgcgcgacaagcgctcccgatgggagtagcccccgagtctaggtacgggtgCTTCCCACCGCACGTAGACTCAAGCTGTACTACTCAAATGTTTTACGTCTGCCGATATTTTCTGCGAACTGTCATGGTCATCCGATAACTTTTGTATATCGGGTCTTCGATATCCTCGAGTCATCCATGCTCGTTGATAGTACGCAAGGGAtgttgagtaacgtgcccagcctTAATCGACGCTGGTTAACTGCCGGATGGCAAAACACGCTACTctactcagaatcaagtccccgggcatgatcctgaatCTTTTGATTCCTTCGGGTCCACAATTTCTATCAGGTGAGCgacaagcgctcccgatgggagtagcccccgtgtCTAGGCacagatgcttgcaaccgtgtgtagactcaagttgcacTACTCAAATGGTGTAGATTCCTTCGGATGCTTCATCCAAGTGTTTTGTTCGGATACTGATATTTCCTATGACATCATCAGTGACGTCGCTACTGCGgtggtttgattgacaagacATGACCTTGACAggcccaccctacttctgcgGGGTCAGTTAGGAAATTACTAGTCCTTGCGAATTGACCAAGACGCCTCCTCGATTTCTGTGCATAGTGGGGGAAATGTTCCTTGGTAGGATAAATGCAATGACACGTGGTGACCTAATTCTAGATCCCACTTTCTTAACTTTTACTTTATAACCGTGGAAGGACGAGCTCCATTCTTTTCATTCTCCTTTTCTCACAGCCCTTCTTCCTCGTTTTGCCCTTCTTCCTCAGAGCCGTTGCACCGccgccactattcttgaactcttCCTTCTCTAACGATGGGAAAGAAGAGAAGCCTCGAGGCGCTCCACCTCACCCACGTCCCCGACGACGAGGAGCATGTTCAGAGGCTCATCTCCGCATCCCCGAAACTCGCCGACCTAACCCTCGAGGCCTGCGCCACGGTGACAATGCTCTCCCTCATCGACAACAGCTGCCTCCGCCGACTCATCATCCTGTGCTGCAACAACCTTGCTACCGTCACCGTCGACGCCCAGGAGCTGCACGCCTTCGAGTACCGTGGCGCCGTCCGAGGCAACTCGTTCCTCTCCGTGCACGGCAACGGCGGCAGCTTACCATCAATCATGTCGTGCAAGATCGACGTATGCGCGGTCTGCGTCGAGAAGGaggccaagtccgaagaggagctcGCCGCGCTCGGTTCGTTCCTGCTGCCGTTCGCGTCCACCATGAAACGCCTGCACCTCCGCGCCGCTCGCATGGGCTCCTGCTTCGTGGCCCTGCTGGCGTTCCCGGCCGTCCGGCACCTCCAGTTGAACGGGCGTGTGCTGCGTGACGACGACCCTGCCGCTGCCATCGCCACGACGTGCACAATTCTCCGGCGAGCCCCTGACCTTGAGCTCCTGACCCTATTCTTTGAACCAGCACCTCTTAAGTCCGGCTATAACAAATACCTTCACCGAAAACGTAAGGTGTCGAAGTTCGTCGATGCGCACCATCTGCACTACAACAAGTACGACACCGTCGACTGCGAGACGTCGGCGATCCCGCCGTGCCTGGAGACCCGGGTGAAGCATATTCGCCTGTGGCATTACCAAGGCGGTAGAGCGCAGAGGACGCTGGCCAGGTTCTTGCTCCGCAATGCTCGGGTTCTTGAGAAGGTGTACTGTGAATTTGCAGAGGGACCGCTGTCGATCCAGACGAAATTGATGCGCGAGATGGAAGGATGGCTGGTGAACGAGGGGGCCAGCAAGGAGTTCCTTTGATGCGTGGTGCTGCTTGTGAATTGCAATCTACTCCTTCCTGATTTAATGAGTGATTTTCTTCTGCCTCTCTTGGAAACGTGGTGAGTACGAGAGTTATTTTCCTGGGGGTTCTTCTGGCTTCTTTTTATATATGAACCCAAATTCTTGGCAAGTTTGAGCATCTCCAGCAGGAGCGATATTGCGATATTACGCGGCATATTTAGCGCGTTCATTTCAGGACGCGGCAAAACACAACGACACGTGCGAAACATAACCACTAAGCTCCTCATCTTCCATCAACACTGATTTGTCCACCCCT
Coding sequences within it:
- the LOC139837835 gene encoding uncharacterized protein, whose product is MGKKRSLEALHLTHVPDDEEHVQRLISASPKLADLTLEACATVTMLSLIDNSCLRRLIILCCNNLATVTVDAQELHAFEYRGAVRGNSFLSVHGNGGSLPSIMSCKIDVCAVCVEKEAKSEEELAALGSFLLPFASTMKRLHLRAARMGSCFVALLAFPAVRHLQLNGRVLRDDDPAAAIATTCTILRRAPDLELLTLFFEPAPLKSGYNKYLHRKRKVSKFVDAHHLHYNKYDTVDCETSAIPPCLETRVKHIRLWHYQGGRAQRTLARFLLRNARVLEKVYCEFAEGPLSIQTKLMREMEGWLVNEGASKEFL